Proteins from one Megalopta genalis isolate 19385.01 chromosome 1, iyMegGena1_principal, whole genome shotgun sequence genomic window:
- the LOC143263802 gene encoding odorant receptor 13a-like isoform X3: protein MRAEETKDFSLFVTSFYLKLAGIWIAANPTEERRRRNAFTFAFIFMVLGLVIHLRDVYFSSANSFEDTMLALCNLFTGGLVTAKVTALYLHKKQFKELLVYLENNFWHTKYDTNEKTFLNQCKAQCIFFICSFNFFAQGTALCFLIEPCMAYFGNNDFARKLLFNLHADIFVQPYIFEITFLVQICILFYYGIGYLCVDNFVCVVNLHIATQFRILQYRIVNVHAGNNVEKHTVTSRPIPGYYADNCYATFKDCIKQHQALIAYCQKVEQLFTFIVLGQILVFSILMCLDGYLMFLEEASTAKRVTFTFHLTGCTCQLLMFTYSCDCVLRQSLEIAESAYSTEWPALRTNRSGKNMESDLQLVMVISTAVSYFTLLRQY, encoded by the exons ATGCGTGCGGAGGAGACCAAGGACTTTTCTCTGTTCGTCACTTCCTTTTATCTGAAACTGGCCGGCATATGGATCGCAGCGAATCCCACCGAGGAACGCCGAAGACGGAACGCGTTCACGTTTGCGTTCATCTTTATGGTGTTGGGCTTGGTGATACACTTGAGAGACGTGTATTTCTCTTCCGCGAACTCGTTCGAA GATACCATGTTAGCACTGTGCAATCTCTTCACAGGAGGGTTAGTCACGGCAAAGGTAACAGCCTTGTATCTACACAAGAAACAATTTAAAGAGCTGCTGGTGTACTTGGAGAACAATTTCTGGCACACGAAATACGATACCAATGAGAAAACGTTTTTGAATCAGTGCAAAGCTCAGTGCATATTCTTTATCTGTTCCTTCAATTTCTTTGCTCAAGGAACAGCTCTCTGTTTCTTGATAGAGCCGTGTATGG CATATTTTGGGAACAACGATTTCGCTCGAAAACTTCTGTTCAACCTACACGCTGATATCTTTGTGCAGCCGTATATCTTTGAGATTACGTTCTTGGTTCAG atttgtattttattctattacgGCATTGGTTACCTTTGTGTGGATAACTTCGTATGCGTCGTGAATCTTCACATAGCTACTCAATTCCGCATTTTACAGTACAGAATCGTAAACGTACACGCAGGGAACAATGTGGAAAAACATACTGTAACATCGAGACCAATTCCAGGCTATTACGCGGACAATTGTTATGCCACGTTTAAAGACTGCATCAAACAACACCAGGCGCTCATAGCTTATTGTCAGAAAGTGGAACAATTGTTCACTTTTATTGTACTCGGACAAATATTAGTTTTCAGTATACTGATGTGCCTCGACGGCTACTTGATGTTTCTG GAGGAGGCCTCAACCGCCAAACGTGTCACTTTTACTTTTCATTTAACTGGTTGTACCTGCCAATTACTGATGTTCACCTACAGCTGCGACTGTGTGTTGCGACAAAGCTTGGAAATCGCCGAGTCCGCTTATTCCACCGAATGGCCGGCTTTGCGAACAAATCGAAGTGGAAAAAATATGGAGTCCGATTTACAACTGGTCATG GTTATAAGCACAGCGGTTTCATACTTCACGCTGCTACGACAATACTGA
- the LOC143263802 gene encoding odorant receptor 13a-like isoform X1, producing MRAEETKDFSLFVTSFYLKLAGIWIAANPTEERRRRNAFTFAFIFMVLGLVIHLRDVYFSSANSFEDTMLALCNLFTGGLVTAKVTALYLHKKQFKELLVYLENNFWHTKYDTNEKTFLNQCKAQCIFFICSFNFFAQGTALCFLIEPCMAYFGNNDFARKLLFNLHADIFVQPYIFEITFLVQICILFYYGIGYLCVDNFVCVVNLHIATQFRILQYRIVNVHAGNNVEKHTVTSRPIPGYYADNCYATFKDCIKQHQALIAYCQKVEQLFTFIVLGQILVFSILMCLDGYLMFLEEASTAKRVTFTFHLTGCTCQLLMFTYSCDCVLRQSLEIAESAYSTEWPALRTNRSGKNMESDLQLVMVRSRVPCCLTAGGFFTVSLETYTRVISTAVSYFTLLRQY from the exons ATGCGTGCGGAGGAGACCAAGGACTTTTCTCTGTTCGTCACTTCCTTTTATCTGAAACTGGCCGGCATATGGATCGCAGCGAATCCCACCGAGGAACGCCGAAGACGGAACGCGTTCACGTTTGCGTTCATCTTTATGGTGTTGGGCTTGGTGATACACTTGAGAGACGTGTATTTCTCTTCCGCGAACTCGTTCGAA GATACCATGTTAGCACTGTGCAATCTCTTCACAGGAGGGTTAGTCACGGCAAAGGTAACAGCCTTGTATCTACACAAGAAACAATTTAAAGAGCTGCTGGTGTACTTGGAGAACAATTTCTGGCACACGAAATACGATACCAATGAGAAAACGTTTTTGAATCAGTGCAAAGCTCAGTGCATATTCTTTATCTGTTCCTTCAATTTCTTTGCTCAAGGAACAGCTCTCTGTTTCTTGATAGAGCCGTGTATGG CATATTTTGGGAACAACGATTTCGCTCGAAAACTTCTGTTCAACCTACACGCTGATATCTTTGTGCAGCCGTATATCTTTGAGATTACGTTCTTGGTTCAG atttgtattttattctattacgGCATTGGTTACCTTTGTGTGGATAACTTCGTATGCGTCGTGAATCTTCACATAGCTACTCAATTCCGCATTTTACAGTACAGAATCGTAAACGTACACGCAGGGAACAATGTGGAAAAACATACTGTAACATCGAGACCAATTCCAGGCTATTACGCGGACAATTGTTATGCCACGTTTAAAGACTGCATCAAACAACACCAGGCGCTCATAGCTTATTGTCAGAAAGTGGAACAATTGTTCACTTTTATTGTACTCGGACAAATATTAGTTTTCAGTATACTGATGTGCCTCGACGGCTACTTGATGTTTCTG GAGGAGGCCTCAACCGCCAAACGTGTCACTTTTACTTTTCATTTAACTGGTTGTACCTGCCAATTACTGATGTTCACCTACAGCTGCGACTGTGTGTTGCGACAAAGCTTGGAAATCGCCGAGTCCGCTTATTCCACCGAATGGCCGGCTTTGCGAACAAATCGAAGTGGAAAAAATATGGAGTCCGATTTACAACTGGTCATGGTAAGGTCGAGGGTACCTTGTTGCTTGACTGCCGGTGGATTTTTCACGGTATCATTGGAAACGTATACTAGG GTTATAAGCACAGCGGTTTCATACTTCACGCTGCTACGACAATACTGA
- the LOC143263802 gene encoding odorant receptor 13a-like isoform X2 encodes MRAEETKDFSLFVTSFYLKLAGIWIAANPTEERRRRNAFTFAFIFMVLGLVIHLRDVYFSSANSFEDTMLALCNLFTGGLVTAKVTALYLHKKQFKELLVYLENNFWHTKYDTNEKTFLNQCKAQCIFFICSFNFFAQGTALCFLIEPCMAYFGNNDFARKLLFNLHADIFVQPYIFEITFLVQICILFYYGIGYLCVDNFVCVVNLHIATQFRILQYRIVNVHAGNNVEKHTVTSRPIPGYYADNCYATFKDCIKQHQALIAYCQKVEQLFTFIVLGQILVFSILMCLDGYLMFLEEASTAKRVTFTFHLTGCTCQLLMFTYSCDCVLRQSLEIAESAYSTEWPALRTNRSGKNMESDLQLVMVRSRVPCCLTAGGFFTVSLETYTRGKLDEHR; translated from the exons ATGCGTGCGGAGGAGACCAAGGACTTTTCTCTGTTCGTCACTTCCTTTTATCTGAAACTGGCCGGCATATGGATCGCAGCGAATCCCACCGAGGAACGCCGAAGACGGAACGCGTTCACGTTTGCGTTCATCTTTATGGTGTTGGGCTTGGTGATACACTTGAGAGACGTGTATTTCTCTTCCGCGAACTCGTTCGAA GATACCATGTTAGCACTGTGCAATCTCTTCACAGGAGGGTTAGTCACGGCAAAGGTAACAGCCTTGTATCTACACAAGAAACAATTTAAAGAGCTGCTGGTGTACTTGGAGAACAATTTCTGGCACACGAAATACGATACCAATGAGAAAACGTTTTTGAATCAGTGCAAAGCTCAGTGCATATTCTTTATCTGTTCCTTCAATTTCTTTGCTCAAGGAACAGCTCTCTGTTTCTTGATAGAGCCGTGTATGG CATATTTTGGGAACAACGATTTCGCTCGAAAACTTCTGTTCAACCTACACGCTGATATCTTTGTGCAGCCGTATATCTTTGAGATTACGTTCTTGGTTCAG atttgtattttattctattacgGCATTGGTTACCTTTGTGTGGATAACTTCGTATGCGTCGTGAATCTTCACATAGCTACTCAATTCCGCATTTTACAGTACAGAATCGTAAACGTACACGCAGGGAACAATGTGGAAAAACATACTGTAACATCGAGACCAATTCCAGGCTATTACGCGGACAATTGTTATGCCACGTTTAAAGACTGCATCAAACAACACCAGGCGCTCATAGCTTATTGTCAGAAAGTGGAACAATTGTTCACTTTTATTGTACTCGGACAAATATTAGTTTTCAGTATACTGATGTGCCTCGACGGCTACTTGATGTTTCTG GAGGAGGCCTCAACCGCCAAACGTGTCACTTTTACTTTTCATTTAACTGGTTGTACCTGCCAATTACTGATGTTCACCTACAGCTGCGACTGTGTGTTGCGACAAAGCTTGGAAATCGCCGAGTCCGCTTATTCCACCGAATGGCCGGCTTTGCGAACAAATCGAAGTGGAAAAAATATGGAGTCCGATTTACAACTGGTCATGGTAAGGTCGAGGGTACCTTGTTGCTTGACTGCCGGTGGATTTTTCACGGTATCATTGGAAACGTATACTAGG GGTAAACTTGATGAACATCGATGA
- the LOC143263802 gene encoding odorant receptor 13a-like isoform X4: MRAEETKDFSLFVTSFYLKLAGIWIAANPTEERRRRNAFTFAFIFMVLGLVIHLRDVYFSSANSFEDTMLALCNLFTGGLVTAKVTALYLHKKQFKELLVYLENNFWHTKYDTNEKTFLNQCKAQCIFFICSFNFFAQGTALCFLIEPCMAYFGNNDFARKLLFNLHADIFVQPYIFEITFLVQICILFYYGIGYLCVDNFVCVVNLHIATQFRILQYRIVNVHAGNNVEKHTVTSRPIPGYYADNCYATFKDCIKQHQALIAYCQKVEQLFTFIVLGQILVFSILMCLDGYLMFLEEASTAKRVTFTFHLTGCTCQLLMFTYSCDCVLRQSLEIAESAYSTEWPALRTNRSGKNMESDLQLVMERVEFQIEILV, encoded by the exons ATGCGTGCGGAGGAGACCAAGGACTTTTCTCTGTTCGTCACTTCCTTTTATCTGAAACTGGCCGGCATATGGATCGCAGCGAATCCCACCGAGGAACGCCGAAGACGGAACGCGTTCACGTTTGCGTTCATCTTTATGGTGTTGGGCTTGGTGATACACTTGAGAGACGTGTATTTCTCTTCCGCGAACTCGTTCGAA GATACCATGTTAGCACTGTGCAATCTCTTCACAGGAGGGTTAGTCACGGCAAAGGTAACAGCCTTGTATCTACACAAGAAACAATTTAAAGAGCTGCTGGTGTACTTGGAGAACAATTTCTGGCACACGAAATACGATACCAATGAGAAAACGTTTTTGAATCAGTGCAAAGCTCAGTGCATATTCTTTATCTGTTCCTTCAATTTCTTTGCTCAAGGAACAGCTCTCTGTTTCTTGATAGAGCCGTGTATGG CATATTTTGGGAACAACGATTTCGCTCGAAAACTTCTGTTCAACCTACACGCTGATATCTTTGTGCAGCCGTATATCTTTGAGATTACGTTCTTGGTTCAG atttgtattttattctattacgGCATTGGTTACCTTTGTGTGGATAACTTCGTATGCGTCGTGAATCTTCACATAGCTACTCAATTCCGCATTTTACAGTACAGAATCGTAAACGTACACGCAGGGAACAATGTGGAAAAACATACTGTAACATCGAGACCAATTCCAGGCTATTACGCGGACAATTGTTATGCCACGTTTAAAGACTGCATCAAACAACACCAGGCGCTCATAGCTTATTGTCAGAAAGTGGAACAATTGTTCACTTTTATTGTACTCGGACAAATATTAGTTTTCAGTATACTGATGTGCCTCGACGGCTACTTGATGTTTCTG GAGGAGGCCTCAACCGCCAAACGTGTCACTTTTACTTTTCATTTAACTGGTTGTACCTGCCAATTACTGATGTTCACCTACAGCTGCGACTGTGTGTTGCGACAAAGCTTGGAAATCGCCGAGTCCGCTTATTCCACCGAATGGCCGGCTTTGCGAACAAATCGAAGTGGAAAAAATATGGAGTCCGATTTACAACTGGTCATG GAGCGGGTGGAATTTCAAATAGAAATATTAGTGTGA